The proteins below come from a single Gossypium arboreum isolate Shixiya-1 unplaced genomic scaffold, ASM2569848v2 Contig00251, whole genome shotgun sequence genomic window:
- the LOC128288680 gene encoding protein TIC 214-like, protein MMILKSFIPGNLISLYMTIINSVVMVGLYYGFLTTLSIGPSYIFLLRARFMEEGEEGTEKRVSATTGFIAGQLMMFISIYYVPLHLALGKPHTITVLALPYLLFHFFWNNHKDFFDHRRPTRNSMRNLSIQCVFLNNLIIQLFNHFILPSSMLARLVNIYMFRCNNNMLFVTSSFVGWLIGHILLMKWVGLVLVWIQQNNLIRSNVLIRSNKYLVSEFRNSMARIFSILLFITCVYYLGRIPSPILTKKLKGISEPEEVGESEEERNIEIETISEGGGANQKQGTEENTFLPFFGGRGGSEQNRRNRKAT, encoded by the coding sequence atgatgattttaaaatcttttatacCAGGGAATCTAATATCCTTATACATGACGATAATCAATTCGGTCGTTATGGTCGGACTCTATTATGGATTTCTGACCACACTATCCATAGGTCCCTCTTATATCTTCCTTCTACGAGCTCGGTTTATGGAAGAAGGAGAAGAAGGAACCGAGAAGAGAGTATCAGCAACAACTGGGTTTATTGCAGGCCAGCTCATGATGTTCATATCAATCTACTATGTACCTCTGCATTTAGCATTGGGTAAACCTCATACAATAACTGTCCTAGCTCTACCGTATCTTTTGTTTCATTTCTTCTGGAACAATCACAAAGACTTTTTTGATCATAGACGTCCTACCAGAAATTCAATGCGTAATCTTAGCATTCAATGTGTATTcctgaataatctcattattcaatTATTCAACCATTTCATTTTACCAAGTTCAATGTTAGCCAGATTAGTCAACATCTATATGTTTCGATGCAACAACAATATGTTATTTGTAACAAGTAGTTTTGTTGGTTGGTTAATTGGTCATATTTTATTGATGAAATGGGTTGGGTTGGTATTAGTCTGGATacaacaaaataatttaattaggtCTAATGTACTTATTCGATCTAATAAGTATCTTGTATCAGAATTTAGAAATTCTATGGCTCGAATCTTTAGTATTCTGTTATTTATTACCTGTGTTTACTATTTAGGCAGAATACCGTCACCCATTCTAACTAAGAAACTGAAAGGAATTTCCGAACCGGAAGAAGTGGGGGAAAGTGAGGAAGAAAGAAACATAGAAATAGAAACTATTTCCGAGGGGGGAGGGGCTAACCAGAAACAGGGGACCGAAGAAAATACTTTTCTTCCCTTTTTCGGAGGAAGAGGTGGATCCGAGCAAAATCGACGAAACAGAAAAGCTACGA